The Fibrobacterota bacterium region GGCCGAAAAGCCGATCGCGCCGATCCGCTTCGGATCGAGGTTGAGGTCGGCGGCATGCCGGCGCGCGTACCGCATCGCCTGCTGCGCATCCTCGAGGGGTCCCAGGGATTTATCCACCATGGTGCGATCGTCCGGAATCCGGTACTTGACCACGAAAGCGGCGATGCCGTGATCGACGAAGTAGTTGGCCTGCTGCGTGCCTTCGAAATCGAACGTCAGTCCGGCATACCCGCCGCCCGGGAAGATCACGATGCCCGCGCCGGTGGCCTTCGCCCTGGCCGGTAGATAGACCTGGATGACCGGCCGCGAGACGTGCGTTATCCAGCTGCCATCCGACGTCGCTTCTTCGTCGGCGCCGGGCCGCGAGTTGGGGATCGCCGCGTCACCATACAGCGGCGCGCTCTGCATCTTGCCCGGAACACCCGCGGCGTCCGGTGGTCCTCCGGCCCGGGCTGCGGACTGCAGGCAGGCCAGCGCGGCGAGCACGAGAGCGGCGTTGAGCGTCCTGATCATCTCGATCCCCTTCGGTCATCACGCCAGCAGCAGCTTGCGGGCCTCGCCTTCGGGGTCGTTCACCATGCGGCACTGGTTGTCCCAGACCATCGTGCGATTCGTCTGCGGATCGGAGGGCTGCCAGGCGAGCCCCGGCAGGCCCGGATTTCCCGTAGCCGCGAACGTCGCCCACGACGACGCCATCTTCTTCGCGAGCGCCTGCGCTTCGGGTGTATTGCCGGTGCCTTGCTCGCAGCGCTTCGTATTGTCGAAACAGAACTGGAGCTCGGCGGTGTGCCATGCGCCCGGTGCGCCGTCGAATATCGGTGTCTGCCACGTGAAGTAGTACGTGTATGCGGGCGCCGCGTTGAGCGCGTGCTTGAACCCGGCCATCTT contains the following coding sequences:
- a CDS encoding alpha/beta hydrolase; its protein translation is MIRTLNAALVLAALACLQSAARAGGPPDAAGVPGKMQSAPLYGDAAIPNSRPGADEEATSDGSWITHVSRPVIQVYLPARAKATGAGIVIFPGGGYAGLTFDFEGTQQANYFVDHGIAAFVVKYRIPDDRTMVDKSLGPLEDAQQAMRYARRHAADLNLDPKRIGAIGFSAGGHVAATLATHFDHAYVDNPDHLDLRPDFLVLVYPVISMDGKITHVDSRNALLGKDPTDERIRFFSNELHVTRDTPPTLILHAADDRLVDVDNSIVFFEALRRAGVPVEARLFQKGQHGFFLMPRDRWQGAIMDWLATNGWLSPRAN